In Deltaproteobacteria bacterium, the genomic window CAAGGAAATTGTGGACACGGCCAAGCGCACGGGTGCCCGTGTGGCCGGGCCGATTCCTTTGCCCACGTCGATTAATAAATTCTGCGTACTTCGTTCTCCCCACGTGGACAAGAAATCTCGAGAGCAATTCGAGATCCGGACCCACAAGCGCCTCTTGGACATTCTCGAGCCAACCCAGCAGACGATAGATGCCCTAATGAAGCT contains:
- the rpsJ gene encoding 30S ribosomal protein S10, which encodes MNSQKIRIRLKAYDHRLLDQSTKEIVDTAKRTGARVAGPIPLPTSINKFCVLRSPHVDKKSREQFEIRTHKRLLDILEPTQQTIDALMKLDLAAGVDVEIKL